Proteins from one Mycteria americana isolate JAX WOST 10 ecotype Jacksonville Zoo and Gardens chromosome 1, USCA_MyAme_1.0, whole genome shotgun sequence genomic window:
- the TCAF2 gene encoding TRPM8 channel-associated factor 2 isoform X2, producing the protein MKPSATYELLVDGLGPWDFTGSFVPCELLLVGEDAYPVLVSSKKQVLIAVSQYGKGRMVVVSHEGILKDSKFSQFLRNAVEWLKPSSEALVGVHPHLDSLLQLLLRAGTKVQAGAELSPSMGVYCMDAYDCTRAKDLVGFVKQGGGLLIGGQAWHWAGRHGKEKVLFEFPGNQVTSVAGVYFTGNAVEKGIFKVAKKIPKIPLIVPHQANLGLDAEFLLCGVSELDLVTGGIPSILLVHGVLSFPLCLDSSHRCLLAAAHYGRGRVVVATHESQLFSPKLARFLLNAVRWLDAGRKGLVGVDASLKKLCSLLSQEGVKSQVSQLTGDISVYCCSSYSDREAERVHAFVAEGGGLLVGGQAWYWASQNHGKAAVAKYPGNKILNRFGLSILGQSVQAAKHLAVGSGEHYHFRKALALFNRHVDNHEELKAPLKDWLQRLAQDCTAFLHIPARDCPAYASLHRILKKVLQRSGIPQVSTHCPVKSNSKEAVLLCMATELSLTMTDSAALVQKSAAGVCALPIAVEIDGTNPGKTAWRSTGLYLPEGHTAVITFPCLVVGAGLKVQIGCHTDDLSHATELKRAPVVIRTCDIACQKQSISCLWGGLIYIVVPARSVLGKVSITVEGAVRAPFFKLGETCQNQWKGCIRHYPAPWAELAVENLILTVPSDSIRHMENPQPLLTLWNEIMVAISKLAAIPTKFPRPERIVTDVQISFGWMHAGYPIMGHLDSVKEMLDMKHMQTTGLWGPVHELGHNQQQQAWEFPPHTTEATCNLWSVYVHEKVLGIPRHQAHQALRSQCREERIREYLKKGAQLKDWEVWTALETYLQLQEGFGWDPFIHLFSDYQKMSTIPKDNPSKMNLWAQKFSQQCMTV; encoded by the exons ATGAAACCCTCTGCCACCTATGAGCTGTTAGTGGACGGTCTTGGGCCATGGGACTTCACTGGCAGTTTTGTTCCTTGTGAGCTGCTACTTGTTGGAGAGGATGCCTACCCTGTGCTTGTGAGCTCTAAGAAGCAGGTTCTGATTGCCGTTTCACAGTATGGGAAGGGCCGGATGGTGGTTGTTTCCCATGAAGGAATCTTGAAGGACTCCAAGTTTTCCCAGTTCCTCAGAAATGCTGTGGAGTGGCTGAAGCCTTCCTCTGAGGCCCTGGTTGGGGTCCATCCTCATTTGGATTCCCTcttgcagctgctgctcagggctggcacCAAAGtacaggctggggcagagcttaGCCCTTCCATGGGGGTGTACTGCATGGATGCCTATGACTGCACGAGGGCAAAAGACCTGGTTGGCTTTGTAAAGCAGGGTGGAGGGCTGCTCATTGGCGGCCAGGCCTGGCACTGGGCTGGTCGACATGGCAAGGAGAAAGTGCTGTTTGAATTCCCTGGGAACCAGGTGACCAGCGTGGCTGGTGTGTACTTCACAGGAAATGCTGTGGAGAAAGGCATCTTCAAAGTTGCCAAGAAAATTCCCAAGATCCCATTAATTGTCCC GCACCAGGCCAACCTCGGCCTTGATGCTGAGTTTCTCCTGTGTGGTGTGTCGGAACTGGATTTGGTGACAGGGGGCATACCCTCCATCTTGCTGGTGCACGGGGTACTCTCCTTCCCGCTCTGCCTGGACAGCTCACACCGCTGCCTCTTAGCTGCAGCACACTACGGCCGAGGCCGTGTTGTGGTGGCAACCCACGAGAGCCAGCTGTTCTCCCCAAAGCTGGCCAGATTCCTGCTCAATGCTGTCCGCTGGCTGGATGCTGGGAGAAAGGGGCTGGTGGGTGTGGATGCCAGCCTGAAGAAACTGTGTAGCCTCCTCTCTCAGGAAGGGGTGAAGTCGCAGGTGTCACAGCTGACAGGCGACATCAGCGTGTACTGCTGCTCTTCTTACAGTGACAGAGAGGCGGAGAGGGTTCATGCTTTCGTGGCAGAGGGAGGTGGCCTACTGGTTGGAGGCCAGGCCTGGTACTGGGCTTCCCAGAACCACGGCAAAGCTGCTGTGGCAAAATATCCTGGCAACAAAATCCTCAACCGCTTTGGGCTGAGCATCCTGGGGCAGAGCGTCCAGGCAGCTAAGCACCTGGCCGTGGGGTCTGGGGAGCACTACCACTTCCGCAAGGCACTCGCTCTTTTCAACAGGCATGTAGACAACCATGAGGAGCTCAAGGCCCCCTTGAAGGACTGGCTGCAAAGGCTAGCACAAGACTGCACTGCCTTTCTGCACATCCCAGCCCGTGACTGCCCTGCCTATGCCTCGCTCCACCGCATCCTGAAGAAGGTGCTTCAGAGAAGTGGGATCCCACAGGTCAGCACGCACTGCCCTGTCAAGAGCAACTCCAAAGAGGCAGTCCTTCTCTGCATGGCGACCGAGCTGTCCCTCACCATGACAGACAGTGCAGCCCTAGTGCAGAAATCTGCTGCTGGGGTCTGCGCCCTCCCCATCGCTGTGGAAATTGATGGCACAAACCCAG GTAAGACAGCCTGGAGGAGTACGGGACTCTACCTTCCTGAAGGGCACACAGCAGTTATAACATTCCCTTGCCTGGTGGTCGGTGCTGGTCTGAAG GTGCAGATTGGGTGTCACACGGATGACCTCTCTCACGCCACAGAGCTGAAACGGGCCCCAGTGGTAATACGTACCTGTGATATTGCCTGCCAGAAACAGTCTATTTCCTGCCTCTGGGGTGGCCTCATTTACATCGTAGTACCAGCAAGGAGTGTCCTGGGGAAAGTGTCCATCACGGTAGAAGGAGCAGTCAGAGCTCCTTTCTTCAAGCTTG GGGAAACCTGTCAAAACCAGTGGAAGGGCTGTATCCGGCACTACCCTGCTCCCTGGGCAGAACTAGCTGTTGAGAATCTCATCCTGACAGTGCCGTCTGACAGCATCCGCCACATGGAGAACCCACAGCCACTGCTGACCCTGTGGAATGAGATCATGGTGGCAATAAGCAAACTGGCAGCCATACCAACAAAATTCCCGAGGCCAGAGAGAATTGTAACAGATGTCCAGATCTCATTTG GCTGGATGCATGCTGGCTACCCCATCATGGGCCACCTAGACTCAGTGAAGGAGATGTTAGACATGAAGCACATGCAAACTACTGGTCTTTGGGGTCCTGTCCATGAGCTGGGACACAATCAACAGCAGCAAGCATGGGAGTTTCCCCCTCATACCACAGAGGCCACCTGCAACCTCTGGTCTGTCTATGTTCATGAGAAGGTGCTGGGGATTCCCAGGCATCAGGCCCATCAGGCACTTAGGTCACAGTGTCGGGAGGAAAGGATAAGAGAGTATCTGAAGAAGGGTGCTCAACTAAAGGACTGGGAGGTGTGGACTGCTCTGGAGACATACCTGCAG TTGCAGGAAGGGTTTGGTTGGGACCCTTTCATCCACCTCTTCTCTGACTACCAGAAAATGTCCACCATCCCAAAAGACAACCCTTCTAAGATGAACTTGTGGGCACAGAAGTTTTCTCAACAG TGTATGACTGTGTGA
- the TCAF2 gene encoding TRPM8 channel-associated factor 2 isoform X4, which translates to MKPSATYELLVDGLGPWDFTGSFVPCELLLVGEDAYPVLVSSKKQVLIAVSQYGKGRMVVVSHEGILKDSKFSQFLRNAVEWLKPSSEALVGVHPHLDSLLQLLLRAGTKVQAGAELSPSMGVYCMDAYDCTRAKDLVGFVKQGGGLLIGGQAWHWAGRHGKEKVLFEFPGNQVTSVAGVYFTGNAVEKGIFKVAKKIPKIPLIVPHQANLGLDAEFLLCGVSELDLVTGGIPSILLVHGVLSFPLCLDSSHRCLLAAAHYGRGRVVVATHESQLFSPKLARFLLNAVRWLDAGRKGLVGVDASLKKLCSLLSQEGVKSQVSQLTGDISVYCCSSYSDREAERVHAFVAEGGGLLVGGQAWYWASQNHGKAAVAKYPGNKILNRFGLSILGQSVQAAKHLAVGSGEHYHFRKALALFNRHVDNHEELKAPLKDWLQRLAQDCTAFLHIPARDCPAYASLHRILKKVLQRSGIPQVSTHCPVKSNSKEAVLLCMATELSLTMTDSAALVQKSAAGVCALPIAVEIDGTNPGKTAWRSTGLYLPEGHTAVITFPCLVVGAGLKVQIGCHTDDLSHATELKRAPVVIRTCDIACQKQSISCLWGGLIYIVVPARSVLGKVSITVEGAVRAPFFKLGETCQNQWKGCIRHYPAPWAELAVENLILTVPSDSIRHMENPQPLLTLWNEIMVAISKLAAIPTKFPRPERIVTDVQISFGWMHAGYPIMGHLDSVKEMLDMKHMQTTGLWGPVHELGHNQQQQAWEFPPHTTEATCNLWSVYVHEKVLGIPRHQAHQALRSQCREERIREYLKKGAQLKDWEVWTALETYLQCMTV; encoded by the exons ATGAAACCCTCTGCCACCTATGAGCTGTTAGTGGACGGTCTTGGGCCATGGGACTTCACTGGCAGTTTTGTTCCTTGTGAGCTGCTACTTGTTGGAGAGGATGCCTACCCTGTGCTTGTGAGCTCTAAGAAGCAGGTTCTGATTGCCGTTTCACAGTATGGGAAGGGCCGGATGGTGGTTGTTTCCCATGAAGGAATCTTGAAGGACTCCAAGTTTTCCCAGTTCCTCAGAAATGCTGTGGAGTGGCTGAAGCCTTCCTCTGAGGCCCTGGTTGGGGTCCATCCTCATTTGGATTCCCTcttgcagctgctgctcagggctggcacCAAAGtacaggctggggcagagcttaGCCCTTCCATGGGGGTGTACTGCATGGATGCCTATGACTGCACGAGGGCAAAAGACCTGGTTGGCTTTGTAAAGCAGGGTGGAGGGCTGCTCATTGGCGGCCAGGCCTGGCACTGGGCTGGTCGACATGGCAAGGAGAAAGTGCTGTTTGAATTCCCTGGGAACCAGGTGACCAGCGTGGCTGGTGTGTACTTCACAGGAAATGCTGTGGAGAAAGGCATCTTCAAAGTTGCCAAGAAAATTCCCAAGATCCCATTAATTGTCCC GCACCAGGCCAACCTCGGCCTTGATGCTGAGTTTCTCCTGTGTGGTGTGTCGGAACTGGATTTGGTGACAGGGGGCATACCCTCCATCTTGCTGGTGCACGGGGTACTCTCCTTCCCGCTCTGCCTGGACAGCTCACACCGCTGCCTCTTAGCTGCAGCACACTACGGCCGAGGCCGTGTTGTGGTGGCAACCCACGAGAGCCAGCTGTTCTCCCCAAAGCTGGCCAGATTCCTGCTCAATGCTGTCCGCTGGCTGGATGCTGGGAGAAAGGGGCTGGTGGGTGTGGATGCCAGCCTGAAGAAACTGTGTAGCCTCCTCTCTCAGGAAGGGGTGAAGTCGCAGGTGTCACAGCTGACAGGCGACATCAGCGTGTACTGCTGCTCTTCTTACAGTGACAGAGAGGCGGAGAGGGTTCATGCTTTCGTGGCAGAGGGAGGTGGCCTACTGGTTGGAGGCCAGGCCTGGTACTGGGCTTCCCAGAACCACGGCAAAGCTGCTGTGGCAAAATATCCTGGCAACAAAATCCTCAACCGCTTTGGGCTGAGCATCCTGGGGCAGAGCGTCCAGGCAGCTAAGCACCTGGCCGTGGGGTCTGGGGAGCACTACCACTTCCGCAAGGCACTCGCTCTTTTCAACAGGCATGTAGACAACCATGAGGAGCTCAAGGCCCCCTTGAAGGACTGGCTGCAAAGGCTAGCACAAGACTGCACTGCCTTTCTGCACATCCCAGCCCGTGACTGCCCTGCCTATGCCTCGCTCCACCGCATCCTGAAGAAGGTGCTTCAGAGAAGTGGGATCCCACAGGTCAGCACGCACTGCCCTGTCAAGAGCAACTCCAAAGAGGCAGTCCTTCTCTGCATGGCGACCGAGCTGTCCCTCACCATGACAGACAGTGCAGCCCTAGTGCAGAAATCTGCTGCTGGGGTCTGCGCCCTCCCCATCGCTGTGGAAATTGATGGCACAAACCCAG GTAAGACAGCCTGGAGGAGTACGGGACTCTACCTTCCTGAAGGGCACACAGCAGTTATAACATTCCCTTGCCTGGTGGTCGGTGCTGGTCTGAAG GTGCAGATTGGGTGTCACACGGATGACCTCTCTCACGCCACAGAGCTGAAACGGGCCCCAGTGGTAATACGTACCTGTGATATTGCCTGCCAGAAACAGTCTATTTCCTGCCTCTGGGGTGGCCTCATTTACATCGTAGTACCAGCAAGGAGTGTCCTGGGGAAAGTGTCCATCACGGTAGAAGGAGCAGTCAGAGCTCCTTTCTTCAAGCTTG GGGAAACCTGTCAAAACCAGTGGAAGGGCTGTATCCGGCACTACCCTGCTCCCTGGGCAGAACTAGCTGTTGAGAATCTCATCCTGACAGTGCCGTCTGACAGCATCCGCCACATGGAGAACCCACAGCCACTGCTGACCCTGTGGAATGAGATCATGGTGGCAATAAGCAAACTGGCAGCCATACCAACAAAATTCCCGAGGCCAGAGAGAATTGTAACAGATGTCCAGATCTCATTTG GCTGGATGCATGCTGGCTACCCCATCATGGGCCACCTAGACTCAGTGAAGGAGATGTTAGACATGAAGCACATGCAAACTACTGGTCTTTGGGGTCCTGTCCATGAGCTGGGACACAATCAACAGCAGCAAGCATGGGAGTTTCCCCCTCATACCACAGAGGCCACCTGCAACCTCTGGTCTGTCTATGTTCATGAGAAGGTGCTGGGGATTCCCAGGCATCAGGCCCATCAGGCACTTAGGTCACAGTGTCGGGAGGAAAGGATAAGAGAGTATCTGAAGAAGGGTGCTCAACTAAAGGACTGGGAGGTGTGGACTGCTCTGGAGACATACCTGCAG TGTATGACTGTGTGA
- the TCAF2 gene encoding TRPM8 channel-associated factor 2 isoform X1, which produces MKPSATYELLVDGLGPWDFTGSFVPCELLLVGEDAYPVLVSSKKQVLIAVSQYGKGRMVVVSHEGILKDSKFSQFLRNAVEWLKPSSEALVGVHPHLDSLLQLLLRAGTKVQAGAELSPSMGVYCMDAYDCTRAKDLVGFVKQGGGLLIGGQAWHWAGRHGKEKVLFEFPGNQVTSVAGVYFTGNAVEKGIFKVAKKIPKIPLIVPHQANLGLDAEFLLCGVSELDLVTGGIPSILLVHGVLSFPLCLDSSHRCLLAAAHYGRGRVVVATHESQLFSPKLARFLLNAVRWLDAGRKGLVGVDASLKKLCSLLSQEGVKSQVSQLTGDISVYCCSSYSDREAERVHAFVAEGGGLLVGGQAWYWASQNHGKAAVAKYPGNKILNRFGLSILGQSVQAAKHLAVGSGEHYHFRKALALFNRHVDNHEELKAPLKDWLQRLAQDCTAFLHIPARDCPAYASLHRILKKVLQRSGIPQVSTHCPVKSNSKEAVLLCMATELSLTMTDSAALVQKSAAGVCALPIAVEIDGTNPGKTAWRSTGLYLPEGHTAVITFPCLVVGAGLKVQIGCHTDDLSHATELKRAPVVIRTCDIACQKQSISCLWGGLIYIVVPARSVLGKVSITVEGAVRAPFFKLGETCQNQWKGCIRHYPAPWAELAVENLILTVPSDSIRHMENPQPLLTLWNEIMVAISKLAAIPTKFPRPERIVTDVQISFGWMHAGYPIMGHLDSVKEMLDMKHMQTTGLWGPVHELGHNQQQQAWEFPPHTTEATCNLWSVYVHEKVLGIPRHQAHQALRSQCREERIREYLKKGAQLKDWEVWTALETYLQLQEGFGWDPFIHLFSDYQKMSTIPKDNPSKMNLWAQKFSQQVNKNLAPFFTAWGWPIKKELSLELSSLPSWEQDPMRSYRT; this is translated from the exons ATGAAACCCTCTGCCACCTATGAGCTGTTAGTGGACGGTCTTGGGCCATGGGACTTCACTGGCAGTTTTGTTCCTTGTGAGCTGCTACTTGTTGGAGAGGATGCCTACCCTGTGCTTGTGAGCTCTAAGAAGCAGGTTCTGATTGCCGTTTCACAGTATGGGAAGGGCCGGATGGTGGTTGTTTCCCATGAAGGAATCTTGAAGGACTCCAAGTTTTCCCAGTTCCTCAGAAATGCTGTGGAGTGGCTGAAGCCTTCCTCTGAGGCCCTGGTTGGGGTCCATCCTCATTTGGATTCCCTcttgcagctgctgctcagggctggcacCAAAGtacaggctggggcagagcttaGCCCTTCCATGGGGGTGTACTGCATGGATGCCTATGACTGCACGAGGGCAAAAGACCTGGTTGGCTTTGTAAAGCAGGGTGGAGGGCTGCTCATTGGCGGCCAGGCCTGGCACTGGGCTGGTCGACATGGCAAGGAGAAAGTGCTGTTTGAATTCCCTGGGAACCAGGTGACCAGCGTGGCTGGTGTGTACTTCACAGGAAATGCTGTGGAGAAAGGCATCTTCAAAGTTGCCAAGAAAATTCCCAAGATCCCATTAATTGTCCC GCACCAGGCCAACCTCGGCCTTGATGCTGAGTTTCTCCTGTGTGGTGTGTCGGAACTGGATTTGGTGACAGGGGGCATACCCTCCATCTTGCTGGTGCACGGGGTACTCTCCTTCCCGCTCTGCCTGGACAGCTCACACCGCTGCCTCTTAGCTGCAGCACACTACGGCCGAGGCCGTGTTGTGGTGGCAACCCACGAGAGCCAGCTGTTCTCCCCAAAGCTGGCCAGATTCCTGCTCAATGCTGTCCGCTGGCTGGATGCTGGGAGAAAGGGGCTGGTGGGTGTGGATGCCAGCCTGAAGAAACTGTGTAGCCTCCTCTCTCAGGAAGGGGTGAAGTCGCAGGTGTCACAGCTGACAGGCGACATCAGCGTGTACTGCTGCTCTTCTTACAGTGACAGAGAGGCGGAGAGGGTTCATGCTTTCGTGGCAGAGGGAGGTGGCCTACTGGTTGGAGGCCAGGCCTGGTACTGGGCTTCCCAGAACCACGGCAAAGCTGCTGTGGCAAAATATCCTGGCAACAAAATCCTCAACCGCTTTGGGCTGAGCATCCTGGGGCAGAGCGTCCAGGCAGCTAAGCACCTGGCCGTGGGGTCTGGGGAGCACTACCACTTCCGCAAGGCACTCGCTCTTTTCAACAGGCATGTAGACAACCATGAGGAGCTCAAGGCCCCCTTGAAGGACTGGCTGCAAAGGCTAGCACAAGACTGCACTGCCTTTCTGCACATCCCAGCCCGTGACTGCCCTGCCTATGCCTCGCTCCACCGCATCCTGAAGAAGGTGCTTCAGAGAAGTGGGATCCCACAGGTCAGCACGCACTGCCCTGTCAAGAGCAACTCCAAAGAGGCAGTCCTTCTCTGCATGGCGACCGAGCTGTCCCTCACCATGACAGACAGTGCAGCCCTAGTGCAGAAATCTGCTGCTGGGGTCTGCGCCCTCCCCATCGCTGTGGAAATTGATGGCACAAACCCAG GTAAGACAGCCTGGAGGAGTACGGGACTCTACCTTCCTGAAGGGCACACAGCAGTTATAACATTCCCTTGCCTGGTGGTCGGTGCTGGTCTGAAG GTGCAGATTGGGTGTCACACGGATGACCTCTCTCACGCCACAGAGCTGAAACGGGCCCCAGTGGTAATACGTACCTGTGATATTGCCTGCCAGAAACAGTCTATTTCCTGCCTCTGGGGTGGCCTCATTTACATCGTAGTACCAGCAAGGAGTGTCCTGGGGAAAGTGTCCATCACGGTAGAAGGAGCAGTCAGAGCTCCTTTCTTCAAGCTTG GGGAAACCTGTCAAAACCAGTGGAAGGGCTGTATCCGGCACTACCCTGCTCCCTGGGCAGAACTAGCTGTTGAGAATCTCATCCTGACAGTGCCGTCTGACAGCATCCGCCACATGGAGAACCCACAGCCACTGCTGACCCTGTGGAATGAGATCATGGTGGCAATAAGCAAACTGGCAGCCATACCAACAAAATTCCCGAGGCCAGAGAGAATTGTAACAGATGTCCAGATCTCATTTG GCTGGATGCATGCTGGCTACCCCATCATGGGCCACCTAGACTCAGTGAAGGAGATGTTAGACATGAAGCACATGCAAACTACTGGTCTTTGGGGTCCTGTCCATGAGCTGGGACACAATCAACAGCAGCAAGCATGGGAGTTTCCCCCTCATACCACAGAGGCCACCTGCAACCTCTGGTCTGTCTATGTTCATGAGAAGGTGCTGGGGATTCCCAGGCATCAGGCCCATCAGGCACTTAGGTCACAGTGTCGGGAGGAAAGGATAAGAGAGTATCTGAAGAAGGGTGCTCAACTAAAGGACTGGGAGGTGTGGACTGCTCTGGAGACATACCTGCAG TTGCAGGAAGGGTTTGGTTGGGACCCTTTCATCCACCTCTTCTCTGACTACCAGAAAATGTCCACCATCCCAAAAGACAACCCTTCTAAGATGAACTTGTGGGCACAGAAGTTTTCTCAACAGGTGAATAAGAACCTGGCTCCCTTTTTTACAGCCTGGGGATGGCCTATCAAGAAAGAACTGTCTCTGGAACTGTCCTCTTTACCCAGCTGGGAACAGGACCCAATGAGATCTTATAGAACgtga
- the TCAF2 gene encoding TRPM8 channel-associated factor 2 isoform X5, producing the protein MGLHWQFCSLHQANLGLDAEFLLCGVSELDLVTGGIPSILLVHGVLSFPLCLDSSHRCLLAAAHYGRGRVVVATHESQLFSPKLARFLLNAVRWLDAGRKGLVGVDASLKKLCSLLSQEGVKSQVSQLTGDISVYCCSSYSDREAERVHAFVAEGGGLLVGGQAWYWASQNHGKAAVAKYPGNKILNRFGLSILGQSVQAAKHLAVGSGEHYHFRKALALFNRHVDNHEELKAPLKDWLQRLAQDCTAFLHIPARDCPAYASLHRILKKVLQRSGIPQVSTHCPVKSNSKEAVLLCMATELSLTMTDSAALVQKSAAGVCALPIAVEIDGTNPGKTAWRSTGLYLPEGHTAVITFPCLVVGAGLKVQIGCHTDDLSHATELKRAPVVIRTCDIACQKQSISCLWGGLIYIVVPARSVLGKVSITVEGAVRAPFFKLGETCQNQWKGCIRHYPAPWAELAVENLILTVPSDSIRHMENPQPLLTLWNEIMVAISKLAAIPTKFPRPERIVTDVQISFGWMHAGYPIMGHLDSVKEMLDMKHMQTTGLWGPVHELGHNQQQQAWEFPPHTTEATCNLWSVYVHEKVLGIPRHQAHQALRSQCREERIREYLKKGAQLKDWEVWTALETYLQLQEGFGWDPFIHLFSDYQKMSTIPKDNPSKMNLWAQKFSQQVNKNLAPFFTAWGWPIKKELSLELSSLPSWEQDPMRSYRT; encoded by the exons ATGGGACTTCACTGGCAGTTTTGTTCCTT GCACCAGGCCAACCTCGGCCTTGATGCTGAGTTTCTCCTGTGTGGTGTGTCGGAACTGGATTTGGTGACAGGGGGCATACCCTCCATCTTGCTGGTGCACGGGGTACTCTCCTTCCCGCTCTGCCTGGACAGCTCACACCGCTGCCTCTTAGCTGCAGCACACTACGGCCGAGGCCGTGTTGTGGTGGCAACCCACGAGAGCCAGCTGTTCTCCCCAAAGCTGGCCAGATTCCTGCTCAATGCTGTCCGCTGGCTGGATGCTGGGAGAAAGGGGCTGGTGGGTGTGGATGCCAGCCTGAAGAAACTGTGTAGCCTCCTCTCTCAGGAAGGGGTGAAGTCGCAGGTGTCACAGCTGACAGGCGACATCAGCGTGTACTGCTGCTCTTCTTACAGTGACAGAGAGGCGGAGAGGGTTCATGCTTTCGTGGCAGAGGGAGGTGGCCTACTGGTTGGAGGCCAGGCCTGGTACTGGGCTTCCCAGAACCACGGCAAAGCTGCTGTGGCAAAATATCCTGGCAACAAAATCCTCAACCGCTTTGGGCTGAGCATCCTGGGGCAGAGCGTCCAGGCAGCTAAGCACCTGGCCGTGGGGTCTGGGGAGCACTACCACTTCCGCAAGGCACTCGCTCTTTTCAACAGGCATGTAGACAACCATGAGGAGCTCAAGGCCCCCTTGAAGGACTGGCTGCAAAGGCTAGCACAAGACTGCACTGCCTTTCTGCACATCCCAGCCCGTGACTGCCCTGCCTATGCCTCGCTCCACCGCATCCTGAAGAAGGTGCTTCAGAGAAGTGGGATCCCACAGGTCAGCACGCACTGCCCTGTCAAGAGCAACTCCAAAGAGGCAGTCCTTCTCTGCATGGCGACCGAGCTGTCCCTCACCATGACAGACAGTGCAGCCCTAGTGCAGAAATCTGCTGCTGGGGTCTGCGCCCTCCCCATCGCTGTGGAAATTGATGGCACAAACCCAG GTAAGACAGCCTGGAGGAGTACGGGACTCTACCTTCCTGAAGGGCACACAGCAGTTATAACATTCCCTTGCCTGGTGGTCGGTGCTGGTCTGAAG GTGCAGATTGGGTGTCACACGGATGACCTCTCTCACGCCACAGAGCTGAAACGGGCCCCAGTGGTAATACGTACCTGTGATATTGCCTGCCAGAAACAGTCTATTTCCTGCCTCTGGGGTGGCCTCATTTACATCGTAGTACCAGCAAGGAGTGTCCTGGGGAAAGTGTCCATCACGGTAGAAGGAGCAGTCAGAGCTCCTTTCTTCAAGCTTG GGGAAACCTGTCAAAACCAGTGGAAGGGCTGTATCCGGCACTACCCTGCTCCCTGGGCAGAACTAGCTGTTGAGAATCTCATCCTGACAGTGCCGTCTGACAGCATCCGCCACATGGAGAACCCACAGCCACTGCTGACCCTGTGGAATGAGATCATGGTGGCAATAAGCAAACTGGCAGCCATACCAACAAAATTCCCGAGGCCAGAGAGAATTGTAACAGATGTCCAGATCTCATTTG GCTGGATGCATGCTGGCTACCCCATCATGGGCCACCTAGACTCAGTGAAGGAGATGTTAGACATGAAGCACATGCAAACTACTGGTCTTTGGGGTCCTGTCCATGAGCTGGGACACAATCAACAGCAGCAAGCATGGGAGTTTCCCCCTCATACCACAGAGGCCACCTGCAACCTCTGGTCTGTCTATGTTCATGAGAAGGTGCTGGGGATTCCCAGGCATCAGGCCCATCAGGCACTTAGGTCACAGTGTCGGGAGGAAAGGATAAGAGAGTATCTGAAGAAGGGTGCTCAACTAAAGGACTGGGAGGTGTGGACTGCTCTGGAGACATACCTGCAG TTGCAGGAAGGGTTTGGTTGGGACCCTTTCATCCACCTCTTCTCTGACTACCAGAAAATGTCCACCATCCCAAAAGACAACCCTTCTAAGATGAACTTGTGGGCACAGAAGTTTTCTCAACAGGTGAATAAGAACCTGGCTCCCTTTTTTACAGCCTGGGGATGGCCTATCAAGAAAGAACTGTCTCTGGAACTGTCCTCTTTACCCAGCTGGGAACAGGACCCAATGAGATCTTATAGAACgtga